A segment of the Hemicordylus capensis ecotype Gifberg chromosome 6, rHemCap1.1.pri, whole genome shotgun sequence genome:
TCAACATAGCCACTTCTGACTGAGcttgacacacacacaactctgcgCTCCAGGCAACTCCAGTGTGTCATCCATGCCTGCGTGACACAATGCcttatctctctgtctctctctctctgaacatgTATCTTGATTATTTAAACACGGCTCTTGCTATGAATTACATTGAAATACATCTTACGCAAGTACTGTTCTTAGATGTTaatctagatatagatatattaatTTTGTTATGCCTCATGGCCAAAAAACTAAAATGTTTTCCTAGAATAAATAACTGCAAACAGAGATGTTAGGCAAGTATGAAAGCCAGGAAAGCCACACGTCTTTCCCCTTAGGATTTCACTCGAAACTTGAACTGAATATCACAAGAAGGATGTATGGTTCCAAACCCATAGCGGCTGACATCTATTGGTGGTATTTCCTCTTCCACGTTAACCAGTTCCATGTCAAAGTAGAGGAGCAACAAGATCACAAACAACTTCATCTCACTAACGGCAAAGAATCGTCCAGGGCACATGGAGGGCCCAGAACCCCACGGCATACTGTGATACTTCAGCTTTTTCCCATTCTTGGAGAACTCCTTTTTGGTACCATCTGGGTTCAAGAACCTATCATATTTGAAAGTATGAGGGTCAGGGTGGATTTCTGGGTCCATGTGCAGTCCGACGAAAGGGAAAAGAAGTAGCTGGTCTCCTTTCCGGAGAAAATATTCTCTCCCATCATCCATTTTAAGATCCATATCCTGCATCACACTTCGAAACAGAAAAGGACTTGCTCTCAAGCGCAGAGTTTCCTCTACTGCACTGTCCAGAAGAGGGGTCTTTATCTGATCCAAGGTCACATTGATGAGGGGGCCGCCTGGCTCCACTTCCTGTCCAATCTCTTTTAGTACATTGTACACTTCTTCCCTCACTGCCTTCATTGCTTCTGGATGTTTCAGGAGATATGCAAGAAGCCAGGAGGCAGCTGGACCAGCATTAGCTTGAGATGCCCACAGAAGAAGAAGCTGGAATTGAGTCCGCATCTCCTCTGTCATCCCAGTCTCAGCCATCAGCTGATCTTGCTCAACCACCCAGCTGCTGATGTTTTCCATTTGATATATCTTTTCTACAGACAGCACGTCCCAGAAAAAATTCTTCAACCTCTGTGACTCTTTCTTGCCCAGGGGATCCAGCATGCCGAGGGCCATTTGGGGAAACAAATGGTCAAATTTCTGAAAAGCTTCAAACAACTGTCCAGGTTGTATTATTTTGTCACCCTTAGTGTTTTCTTTGCTCTCCGCGTCTTGGCCTGGCTCAGTACCAAACAAAGCCAGAAAAGAAGCTTGGAAGATGGTTTTATAGCTAAAGTGGAAGACTCCATCCTGCTGCCAAGGTCTTTCCCCCTCACCTGAACCCTGGATGTGAAACATCACAATTTTCAACTTCTCCACCATGACCTGATTGAGGACAGCTAGACTCTTACCTCGGAGATACTTCTTGCTAATTGTTTGCACGACCTTATGATGAGATTCAGTAGGTTGGAATCCAAATGCATTAAATACTATAAGTGATGCAAATGTATCAAAATCCAGCCTGTCTTTTGACTCTTTTATTATAGTCCCATAAGTGTGCGGGTCCATCACAAAATGTAAATAATTGCCTCCAACCAGCACTGTGAAAATGTCTCCATGTTTCCGCTGCATCCTTTCCAAAAACTCTGCAGGGTTCTTCTTGAAATTTATCCCATATCCTAGCCATGGGATGAAGCCTTTGTCCAGTGGAGGCTCTTTGGGTCTCCTCTTGCGGAATGCTCCCATCATATAGAGCCCACCAAGGATGGTTGCTAAGAGGGTGGCTAAGAAAGCACAAAGGATAGTCTCCCAGAAATTCATCTTGGTGTGCTGGAAGCTTATGTATGCTAAGGTATACTGGAGGCTTATGTATACTCAGCTGAAAGAAACATAGGTCCACAGCTCTAATTATAAAGCACTTGATCATGTGGGAGATCACGGAGGGAGTGCCTCATTCCATTTCTGAGACAATGAGGGCACCTGTGGCTTTCCTCTTCCTTCGGTCATTAATAGCATACCAGTGTTTATCTGCATCCCTACATTATGATGGAAGAGACCTGAACCAGGCTGCTGACCCCCTGGGCTACCCTGGGGGAGGCTTGTGGCAGTGGGGTGAACTGCCACCCTCactgcccccactgcctccaccccTGTGGGATTCACAGACCATTTTTGTAAGTCTCCTGCTCCCTCTAGCCCTAGGGAAGCTTTGCtactcctttactggtaaaggggaatcctcactggattcccctttagcagTGGAACCCCGAATTGGTCCATTTtatattcagattggcacccCCCTTTTGGGGGGCATGCCATTTAAACTCAGACCttccaaaccaggccagtttgagttgAAACATGGTTAAAAttgagccggctcgcacatccctagtagatatTTCACCAGTGATGAGGGTGAATCAACTGGATCCTTGCCCTTTTCTATATAGTCCCCAAAGGCTTCCCACCTAATATTAAAATTTTTTTCTTGATTTTGATGGTTGTCCAGTTTTAAAGTTGAGGGGATTTTATGCATTATCATAATATCTCTATATagaattctctaaggcgtacccgtggctaaccccatgtgtggcagctctcatgaaagttcatgagcagaagcatctgcttgggcagtggggattttaTTTGCAGAAACGAGGAGGAGCCTCTCAGAGCAGAAGAACCATGGTGCTTGggaagtggggattccatatgcagacagggaggaggagcctgtgatggttaaagtcagttggaatgcaactgttactggtcggcagatgttcttgattgtagaggagaggaatagatagatagatagatagatagatagatagatagatagatagatagatagtagggcTGTTGAGCGGAGACTCATACAGCAgacaatttttttatttatttgcattttatatcccgctcttcctccaaggagcccagagccgtgcactacatccttaagtttctcctcacaacaaccctgtgaagtagtttaggctgagagagaagtgactggcccagagtcacccagcaagtctcatggctgaatgggaatttgaactcgggtctccccggtcctagtccagcactctaaccactacaccatgctggcaaagCATTGCATTTACTATCTTCACATTATCAGCATCAGCAAGCATcacaatgtttatttttttaacatttcacatTCGTAACCTTCATTCCAACATCAAGCCTTTTCTTAAAAAGGCTGAAcacacaggagaagcagcaggctggtCAGCGAGGCTAAGGAAGGGCGTAAATCCTGGAGAATGGCAGCTCCCCTGCGAAAGTGGAGTCAATGGTGGAGGATGGGGCAAAGGATGATGGAACAGGCAATGAATGGAGCtcacccacacatgcagcagtaagGAGGAAATGTTGCCCTACACCAGCATATATATTCCTGGTGCAAACTCAGTTCTCTCTTTCTGGAAACGTGAAATAGAGCCATCAATTCATTAAAGGCAGCTGTGTCTAAACTCCAACTAGTTTCCTTTCCAATGCAAAtctgaaatttaaaaatctgtcaaTCGGGATGTCTTCCTGTATCATTTTACCTCTCAAACCCTTTCCCTCCCCATATTCCACTTATATACTCGCCAGTGTGTTAATAGCAAGtttatgctttttgctttaacaagcataatagcttgtgcctcccatataccttgaaagagactTGCAGTGTCCTTgctgacattttgttttgttttgtgcaagggcttaaatattttaaatgcaaagaggacagggcatgtggaatcttaatcattacacacaagataataaagagggagaaagcgtggggggggggagctgtaagAAGTTTCTCCTCCAGGCGCTCCCAGAGTGGGAAGCTCTGgatattgttacttagagttgacaatgaattggctgctctcagcttaatcatttcattctcagcacacaattgcatcacaatacagctcatttctCATAACTAAATGTCTTCAGaagctgtgtccctttttgcatatcttatcttctgctatgctaatccttctgacaaatactcagtcagttgctgctggagtctgtgtggagagacaaaaagtacaatttgcaatgcaatgctgatGGAGCGCCGAAGTGTTTTCAGAAGTAAACAAAACTCGGATCCGAGAGGTGGTCATTTTGGTTTGTAAACGAAAATTATCAGAGGTCTAATTCTGTTTTCGATTTGTAGACAAATtgtccaaaattgccattttcaggcacaaatcgatttgtgcccgaatcaaaatgcacaagcctaatagaTAGATAGTGGACAGGGATTttcaaagagaggggtcgtgagggaggaaagagcccgttcaggagaaggaggctgccattgtgtgaattagatgaggaaacaagatgaacaacatctgttaactcaggaaggaaggaagggagagagaaagtagggaggggaagaaagacagagggaaagagtgagtggaggaaagagaaagagagaaaaagaagggaggggacagagaaagaaggaagggcgagggatgggcctgagcctgtcagtggcctaaggggaatgagtggccatggtggtgtccactggcagcaagaaagggcccagtcaaccacagctgccgtttggggctaccgaggccattggcggagggaggcagacaggcaagggacaggtccaggcctgtcagtggcctgaggggtgatggtggcagtgaggaagggcccagtcaaccgctatTGCTGCtgatcctgtggggaggagcgggagtaggtgagggtggggaggtctctggggatagggtgctgcagcttggccaataggtgccagcaacactgcagcgaggggatagagtaaagggatggaggagtggccaagaggggtgagggggatggaagcaactgggtgaaggaggagcagcaggagtgcagctcaggtgagggtggagagatctgtgAGGTGAGGGGGGTAGTGGCAGggtgtgaggggagcaatcaaccctgcatgggttaagctaatTCTATAATATTCTTATAGAGAGGTGACCTCTTTTTCTCCGAATAGATCCAGTTGTGAGTTGTGCAACAGTCACCAATAGGCTAAAGAGTTCATTGTATGAAGTGTTAAGTTTATCTCGAAGAGGTAAATCAAGTAGATCGTTTATAACTGGAATATTGCAGTTAATAATTGCAAAAATATGTTTATGAATTCTGAGCCAAAATTTAGAAACGAAGGAGCATGTCCACCACTGGTGGAAATAATTTCCTTTACTACCACATCCTTTCCAGCATTTTGAGGAATTCACTGAAATTGATGCTGCCAGAGTTGCTGGAGCGTAATGCCATCTGGTTGGTATCTTTTAGATGTTTTCTTTAACACTCCTACTGTATCTTAAAAGATtgacactggctgctgataagtttccatgcaaagtacaaggttttggttataaagtcctaaacagtttgggccctggatatttaagagaacatcttctttgctatgaaccacaccacccattgagataatctggagacgtttgtctgtagttgccactggcttttctttatctatctaatttatttatCTAATATTTAGAAAACAttagaagattttaaaaaggccTCTGGTTTCAAAATCAACTTTAACAAATCCATTGCTGCATCTGACAACTTCAACATGAAATCAGTGGCATTGCTTAATCAAACTTAGCAATTTAAGCAAACTACCAACAAATGGAGATCTTTAGGCATCTGGATACTGACAGATGATTCCTCCACCACTGAGATTAATCACAAacctttgcttaaaaaaaattaagcaggaTTTACTCAATTAGAATAAGCTGAATTTGTTTCTAATTCAAAGAGCCTGCTGATGAAAATGGTAATCCTACCAAAATTCATATTTATTTCTCTAGCTCttccttgccacatcccctgtTCTCAATTAAACGTTTGGCAGCAATCACTTGACAGCTTCCTGTGGTGCCCCTTGCGGGCCTGGGAAAGCCCCAGCAGCCCAGGGATGCCCCGGAGCAGGCCAAAGGGGGCTGTAGCCCCAACCTCCAAAAGGTGGCATGGGTCAGGGGTACATGGACCATAGGCCTGTCCCCTCCCCTTGGATGTTTCGCTCTCATCACCTGCTGGGGATGGTGCCACTGGATCATCAGGGGATGGGCTTGGTAGCACAGGTGCCACAGGTGCAGGAGTAGGAGGTCCGCCAGGTGACAGTGCCACAGGTGGTTGCTGATCAGTAATCAGCTCTGTTGGGACTGGTGCAGGCTCATCCCCGTTCTTCTCCAACAATGCTAACCTGTCAGACATAGGTTTCAGTAACTTGGCTTTAGCAGCCCCGCTAGTCCATTTCCTTCCTTTGGGAGGGATCCCAGACAGGCCTGCACCTTTCTGCAGTGGGGCCCTTTTTGCCCTCTCGAGGGCCTCCATTCTCTGGACCAGAACACAAATTGTACTCATGTCGGAATCATCATCAGAGGAAGATGACTCAGGGGCAGGCATCCTTGGGTTTTTGATCGGgcagccccccctttttttgcctgtggcttttttggggtgtgtgtgtgtgtgacaacaaTCTCAAAgccacacagaaacacacacacacacacacacacacacacacacacacacacacacccaaggccCAAGCAAGATAACCCAGTAAACACTTATGCAAAGCTGAGCCAGGCAGCCCTATGCCCCCCAACTGTGCAGACACCCAGAGCCCCCCAGAAAATTCTAAAGCAGTAGACCGAAGCAGGGAATGGGACAACTCGCTGTGGCCAACTCACCATGGCCAACTCACCATGGCCAACAGCAAACAAACTTTGGACCCGCTGCATCAAAAGCAGGTGCTCCAACACCAAATATAACCCCTTCCCCCAGCCGGAGCCCCGACCAGGGAAGAACCATAGAAATAAGGCCAATCACATGTGAATGGGGAGGCCTAGGGCCCAGTAGTTGACCCTGCCCTATGCTGAGTGAAACATGCTGATAAACTTTCTGCCATAGACCATGATAAAAGGCCACTCACAGCCACCAACAAGCATGCACCAAGCCCTGATGAACGTGGCAGGCAACTGCTGCTGGGATTGCAGGCACCCCCACAGCTGGCGCCAACAATCCCCTGCTACCTGCAGGGCCCCAAAcccatcaaaccaaactggaaagCCACAATGTTGCCAGCTGCTCCTGGCCCAAACTTGTGCTGCGCCGCACACCGCTGCTCTCCCACTCCGAGTTCAACGCCACTGCAGCCTCGCCTCTGCCGTCTGCTCACTCTACCGCAACCTTCAGCCTCACACACAAAGCAGGGAAGGAGCTGTTCCACAGAGCTCCTTTCACGTAGCTAGGCAGAGCAACAGACACATAACTAgggtagggcaagcagggcacgtgccctgggcaccaggTGAAGGGGGTgcaaaagtgcctgccatgctcTGCCTACACCCGGCACCCccccaaaatccccccccccaaattgaatCGTTGGGCACCGCTGGGCGGGCCCGCTGCTCACCTGTGGCTGCCACCACAGTGGGCTAGTGTctccagcgcccccccccccccactcatgcaggcacagcagccagtGCGCTTGCGACTTACTCACGAGGCGTGAGATCTCCAGTCTGGATGGATTGCATGTGGCTGGGGCAGCTTGTTGATTGTTGCGGCGGGCACTCATTGGCTGCAGGCGCACCCCATGCCAGCCAGTTCAATTAATCAACGCTGTGCCACATATGCTCCTTGCACGACCACATGGGTcaggtcttggagagagagagtagCAACTGCTGTGCTGGCCTGGCTCTGGGTCGGGCGTTCGCGCTGTGCCTGTGCTGCTCGGTAGACAGTAGTACTACTTGCTTCCTCATGTGTGTGCCTAACCCATTTAAAAGTAAGTAAATTAAACTACTGCTCTCAAAAATGATCTCTGACTCTGCCTTTCGATTGTGTAGTCTGTGCTTCTGTTCTGGATCCCCCAAATGTAAAGACTAAGAATCCTTGGAGGGTCAGTGGGGTctgggctgtgctgtgctgcttgAATTAGGGTCTGGGGTGGGTGCATAACACACTTAAATTTCTACCTTTAATCTGGTTGCCTCCCTCCAAATGGAAGCTGAAGTGGGGAGGGATTTCTTCTTTTTCCGCAGTGCTCCAGCAAGGAAGCCCTCCCTGCCTTTGGGGTATGTGTTTTGGTGCTCCTTAGGGCAGACAGAATCCACTTTAAGTCCTTGTTCTTCATCTTCTGGgtgcagagctgtgtgtgtgtctgttcccCCACGTTGCTTCCCCAgagccttccttagccctgtgtgtgtgtttttgtttttgttttttttcagcaccttccttagtCAGAGAGGCActgcttccttagccctgtgtttgtttgttctcCCCTCCTGCCTTGTGCAGCAAAGCGTGGCTTCCTCGCCCCAAAGTTTTGACTACACACTGATTTCCTTGGGAGCTGAGGGGAAGAAGGTAAGAAGCTGAGGGCCCCAATCCCAAGCAGCTCTTGGGATAGCCATGCAAAGAAGGGAGTGGCAACAGCACGTAGGCTCCCCACCCTGAGCCAACGCACCGGAATGATAAGGCAAGGTTTCCTATTTCTGTGCTTCCAACAcacagcagagaaagatgagcTCCCAACTCTTTCCTGCTCTGTCTGCTGTTGTCCCAAACAGAATAAATCCTTCATTCATTCCTCTAGCTAGAGATCTCTAATCCAGAGCTTTTTCTTGGAAAGTCACATTCCCATATTGCAAACCATGAATCAGAGAACTTGATTTCCTCTTCCTTAAATCTCAGACACACGGCATGAGTGCAAGATAATCAGCTGACTGCTTGGTTGGTGTTCTCTTTTTTCCCTTGCCTGCCTAATGCGTTGAGTGGATTCCAGATTGTATTGTTCTTATTGTAGAAATGTCAGTGCTAGCAAACATGCAGTTTAGTAACTTGGCACTGGCTCAGCTTCAAATTTCATGATTTGTTGTAAATGGTGTGCTCTAATACTGTGTAAATATTTTCAAAGAGAAATTGTGACAGGTGCATTTATTAAGAAGCATGAGAATGCCTCTAGTCCATACTATATAATCAGCATTGAGATATGTAACTTTTCTTTGTTGTTAGATTTACATAGCTTTTAGGTGGAACAGCTTTGCTTAGAAGCTTATCTATTTCTTTGCCCTTGATTTGGGAAGCCCTTCAActagagcagggcttcccaacctgtggcactccagacgttgctgaactacaactgccatcatccccggctacagtttttgtggctgggatgatggcagttgtagttcagcaatgtctggagtaccacaggttgggaacccctgaactatggTAAAGTtagctgaaagatgggtgtcagattggacgggggggggggggttgcaatttcagtgcttgccctaggcgctattttccctagatatgcctctgcagagCAAACTCAAGAGGGGAGGCAAGGCAGAACACAAACGGCCAACTGGCCTCGACCCCCAACAGCCCTGCTCAATCAGGGCAAGACTTAAAGCTGTCTGGTGAGGTAGTGGGACAAAGACCCATCCCCCAGCACGAGGCTGCTGGATGGGGCATTATCTACTCAGCACTTTACAAATCTGGGATAAATGGAGATATCAATTTGCTTTGCCTCATTCCCTAATAGCCACACTTTTGGCAAACACTCTTTCCCACCTGGAAGACAAATTAAAGCCTGTCAAACCTGGAAAAAGGCTAGACTTACCCAATGTTACTTGTTTGATTAAAGAAGACAGGGTACTCACAAAACAATAATTGGCCACCAAAACCAACAGTTTGCATTTGCAATGGTTTGAATACCTACAAATTCCAAATCTCATAGTATCAAATTAACCGGTGACTAAAATAAAACGTCATAAGACCTTCTTTGAATCTACAGTAATAAATGAAAATGCTAACCATGAAGGGCTTTTAGTCCAAATTTATGATGCCTCGCTTATGGAAAACTGGAAAGTTAAATTGCTATAGAAATCAAGATGGGGGAAAGACCTTAACTGAGAAATTGATGACCTTGACTGCAATATGGCGACCTGCCAACGTGGGTAAGCATGGGAAAAGCTCCCACAGTCCTCTCATGTTTCTATATATTTACAGCTGTGCAAAGCTGTTTCAGAAGTAGGTGTTGATTCCTTAATCTGGGGGCGGTCAGATGAGGTATGGGGGGGTCAGATGAGGAAAGGGGGTTGGATTACCTCGGGTGATCCCAGAAAAGGATTTCTTCAAGCAATACCATCTGCAACTCGGTCCATGAGAGAGACTGCTGTACATCTGCAATTTAAAGGTATGCCTGCAATTTTCTTAAAAGACTTTAAGACTACTGATTTCTTGAATATCTTGAACTTCCTGAatattttaaagatctttttctTATTTCTTCCACTTTATTTTTTTCTCAGTGGAGTTAGAGTCCAGCGTTCAAACATTGCTGCTTTCTCTTTAGAGCGGTTTTTCTCTGAACTGATTTATTACAACTTCAGTACTATCGTAATCAGTCACTTACATGCTTAAAACTCTCAAAGTTTAGAGCAGAACAGATTTATGAGTCTAATTACCAGACCTTAATAACTCTgcctgttttttaattgtattttaaccacatttTTGCCGGAGGCTGGGGGTTTAGGTTATTTACTTTTGCTTTTTGGATACGAAAACTGGATTGTGCTTTCTCTTTTATAATAAGCATTATACAGATgaacatctatattattaattcctgtagacagACAAgtgggatgcatggggatgtggcaagctcctcccacactgcagccacgaccaatgtCAGGCCCAGAAGGGGTGACAGGTGCAAGGGCGGAAGGGAGGAGCACGCACCAGGAGGCAGTTGGCGAGACCCCACAGGGGTCGTGGTTGAGGGAAGTCGCAACTGAGGGAGGTGAACGGTTGACCAGCTGAGGGACGACAAGCAGGAAAGAGAGGCGCCTTTGGGAGCTGCTGGTCTGCCCGACGACTGACAAGCACAGGATGAAAATGGCGGCTCACCGCCCAGTGAGGTGATAGGCTCTGTGACAGGTCAGTaggaggtggaggagggcagGAGCAACAGGGacaggaggtggggtgggagggcaagagagactggggcaagagagactggggcaggaggtggggtggggagggcaggagagactgggacaggaggtggggtggggagggcaggagagactggggcaggaggtggggtggggagggcaggagagactggggcaggaggtggggtggggagggcaggagagactggggcaggaggtggggtggggagggcaggagagactggggcaggaggtgaggCGGGGGAGGttaggagagactggggcaggaagtGGGGCAGTGGAGGGCAGCAGAGACTGgagcaagagagactggggcaggaggtggggtggggagagcaggagagactggggcaggagagactAGGGCAGGAAGTGGGGTGGTGGAGGGTAGGAGAGACTGGAGCAAGAGAGACGGGGCAGGGGAGGGCTGAAGAgattggggcaggaggtggggtggggggcaggagatactggggcaggaggtggggtgggggagggcaggaggggaacaggagactggggcagaaggtggtggggcGGGAGGACCggaaggtggggggagtatactgttgcacagatgctctgtgtggagtCAGCTAGTTCATTATTAAGTGCTGATAAACCTCTTTTTTATGATTACCCCCAATCATGGAATTTTGCTAGGAATATTTATGACCGTTTGTCGGAATGCTGGAATGCTGCAGAAGAATTTTATTGCTATGACCAGGAGACAGTTTCTTGACTCTGTGGCAGTTTCGTTTAACCGGATTTAATAGGGAGAACTTCAAGAGCATTAAGCATGATGGATTATAATCTTTTTCTGGAGATCTTTTTATCTTTAGAGACCTTTTAATTTCAAGCCTCCAGTTGGATTTACTTTTTGCATGGGATATTCCCTTTGAGCGCAGACTTAAAAATGTACACAGATGGAACTAATTTCCTCGTTATCTTCTCTcccctttttctgtttttttccCCTGTGTTAGGATATTGTATTTCCACACTGCAATTTTAGCTGATTATCACAGGAGGGAGGCAGACTTCTATTT
Coding sequences within it:
- the LOC128331373 gene encoding 7-alpha-hydroxycholest-4-en-3-one 12-alpha-hydroxylase-like, which encodes MNFWETILCAFLATLLATILGGLYMMGAFRKRRPKEPPLDKGFIPWLGYGINFKKNPAEFLERMQRKHGDIFTVLVGGNYLHFVMDPHTYGTIIKESKDRLDFDTFASLIVFNAFGFQPTESHHKVVQTISKKYLRGKSLAVLNQVMVEKLKIVMFHIQGSGEGERPWQQDGVFHFSYKTIFQASFLALFGTEPGQDAESKENTKGDKIIQPGQLFEAFQKFDHLFPQMALGMLDPLGKKESQRLKNFFWDVLSVEKIYQMENISSWVVEQDQLMAETGMTEEMRTQFQLLLLWASQANAGPAASWLLAYLLKHPEAMKAVREEVYNVLKEIGQEVEPGGPLINVTLDQIKTPLLDSAVEETLRLRASPFLFRSVMQDMDLKMDDGREYFLRKGDQLLLFPFVGLHMDPEIHPDPHTFKYDRFLNPDGTKKEFSKNGKKLKYHSMPWGSGPSMCPGRFFAVSEMKLFVILLLLYFDMELVNVEEEIPPIDVSRYGFGTIHPSCDIQFKFRVKS